From one Trifolium pratense cultivar HEN17-A07 linkage group LG1, ARS_RC_1.1, whole genome shotgun sequence genomic stretch:
- the LOC123920683 gene encoding monothiol glutaredoxin-S1-like, translating to MEMITRMVNDKAVVIFSKSTCCLSHSIMSLIRNFGANPIVYELDEMTNGIQIERELLQLGCQPSVPAVFIGQQLIGGSKRIMTLHLRNELGPMLK from the coding sequence ATGGAAATGATTACAAGGATGGTGAATGATAAGGCTGTGGTGATATTTAGCAAAAGCACATGTTGTTTGAGTCACTCCATCATGTCATTGATAAGAAACTTTGGTGCAAACCCAATTGTTTATGAGCTTGATGAGATGACAAATGGGATACAGATTGAAAGAGAATTGCTTCAATTGGGGTGCCAACCAAGTGTACCAGCTGTGTTTATTGGGCAACAACTCATTGGTGGCTCTAAAAGAATCATGACACTCCATCTTCGCAATGAGTTAGGACCAATGTTGAAATGA
- the LOC123920765 gene encoding BTB/POZ domain-containing protein At1g03010-like — MGVVTVGEYKPSISGKRTFRPSSSIRHATEWPISDVSSDLTIEVGASSFALHKFPLVSRSGRIRKLLLESRDSKVSRISLPSVPGGAEAFELAAKFCYGVNIEITLSNVAMLRCIAHFLEMTEDFAEKNLLTRAESYLKETVLSNIANSISVLHRCETLLPFSEEIGLVNRLINAISSNVCKEELTSGLQKLDYNFPSKTIEPETPSQWWGKSLTVLNLDFFKRVLSAMKSKGLKQDIISKILINYAHNSLQVVKGSLLDLEVLKNQRILVETITSLLPTQSRKSQVPIAFLSSLLKSSIATSASTSCRSDLEKRIGLQLDQAILEDILIPTSSYQNNNRCSTIYDTDSIVRIFSIFLNLDEEDEDDSRMRDENEMVYDFDSPGSPKQSSILKVSKLLDNYLAEVALDPNLFPSKFISLAELLPDHARILSDGLYRAVDIFLKVHPNIKESERYRLCKTIDCQKLSQEACSHAAQNERLPVQMAVQVLYFEQIRLRNAMNGGHNQLLFGGLNGQFPQRSGSGAGSGAMSPRDNYASVRRENRELKLEVTRMRMRLTDLEKDHVSMKQELVKSHPANKLFKSFTKKLSKLNALFRINGIKANGVGFERRFPFPKRRRHSVS; from the exons ATGGGAGTTGTCACTGTTGGAGAATATAAGCCTAGCATTTCTGGGAAGAGGACCTTTCGTCCAAGTTCTAGCATAAGACATGCAACTGAATG GCCAATATCTGATGTCTCTAGTGATCTTACCATCGAAGTCGGAGCTTCAAGCTTTGCACTTCACAAG TTTCCTCTAGTTTCTAGGAGTGGAAGAATTAGAAAACTTTTGTTAGAATCAAGAGATTCGAAAGTTTCGCGCATAAGTCTACCAAGTGTACCAGGTGGTGCAGAGGCATTCGAGCTAGCTGCAAAATTCTGTTATGGAGTTAACATTGAGATCACTCTCTCCAATGTTGCTATGCTAAGATGCATAGCTCATTTTCTAGAAATGACAGAAGACTTTGCCGAGAAAAACTTGTTGACGCGAGCCGAATCATATCTAAAAGAGACAGTGCTCTCAAACATAGCAAACTCAATATCTGTTCTTCACCGTTGCGAAACTCTCCTACCTTTTTCAGAAGAGATTGGCCTTGTTAACAGACTAATCAATGCAATTTCAAGTAATGTGTGCAAAGAGGAACTTACTTCTGGTTTGCAAAAACTAGACTATAATTTCCCTTCTAAAACCATTGAACCTGAAACACCTTCACAATGGTGGGGAAAATCTCTTACTGTTCTTAACCTTGATTTCTTCAAACGAGTTTTATCCGCGATGAAGTCAAAAGGACTAAAACAAGACATTATCAGCAAAATTTTGATAAACTATGCACATAATTCTCTTCAAGTAGTCAAAGGAAGCTTACTTGACTTGGAAGTTTTGAAGAATCAAAGGATTCTTGTTGAAACAATAACTAGTTTATTACCAACTCAATCAAGGAAAAGCCAAGTTCCAATAGCTTTTCTCTCAAGTTTGTTGAAATCTTCAATAGCAACTTCAGCATCTACTTCTTGTAGATCGGATTTGGAGAAGCGGATCGGTCTACAACTTGACCAAGCAATTCTTGAAGACATTCTGATTCCAACAAGTTCGTATCAGAATAATAACCGTTGCAGTACTATTTACGATACAGATTCAATTGTGAGGATTTTTTCGATTTTTCTTAACTTGGATGAAGAGGATGAGGACGATAGCCGGATGCGAGATGAAAATGAAATGGTTTATGATTTTGATAGCCCTGGATCTCCAAAACAAAGCTCAATTCTTAAGGTATCCAAATTGCTGGACAATTATCTTGCTGAAGTTGCATTAGACCCAAACTTGTTTCCATCAAAGTTCATTTCACTCGCTGAATTGCTTCCCGATCATGCACGTATTTTAAGCGATGGACTTTATAGAGCAGTCGATATCTTCCTCAAG GTTCATCCAAACATAAAGGAATCCGAGCGATACCGGTTATGCAAAACCATAGATTGCCAAAAACTGTCACAAGAAGCATGCAGCCATGCAGCACAAAATGAAAGACTACCAGTTCAAATGGCAGTACAAGTTCTATACTTCGAACAAATCCGTCTTCGCAACGCCATGAATGGAGGACACAATCAATTACTCTTTGGTGGACTAAATGGTCAATTCCCTCAACGTTCAGGTAGTGGTGCAGGAAGTGGAGCAATGTCACCTAGAGATAACTATGCATCAGTTAGAAGAGAGAATCGAGAACTGAAACTCGAAGTAACAAGAATGAGAATGAGACTCACCGATTTGGAGAAAGATCATGTTTCTATGAAACAAGAACTTGTTAAGTCTCATCCTGCTAATAAGCTCTTCAAATCATTTACTAAAAAACTAAGCAAGCTTAATGCATTGTTTAGGATTAATGGTATTAAGGCTAATGGTGTTGGTTTTGAGAGAAGGTTCCCTTTTCCTAAAAGAAGACGTCATTCAGTTTCTTGA